A window of the Cannabis sativa cultivar Pink pepper isolate KNU-18-1 chromosome X, ASM2916894v1, whole genome shotgun sequence genome harbors these coding sequences:
- the LOC133032094 gene encoding uncharacterized protein LOC133032094: MSRNRDKLGRFVKQQIEILENSPKSSSSTRSHSPPSPILPALPMMAQQQEIQPRTLQDYLHPTRTATPSCIMYPMNMPNFDFKPGMIQLLPTFHGMENESPYVHIQAFEEVVATFNNQADIINLVRLKFFPFSLKDKAKSWLYSLRPRSIGTWDEMTKVFFSKFFPPHKTSSLKRQISTFTQKDHETFHRVLERFKDLMGQCPHHGYESWRLVSYFYDGLTADKRQFVQMMCNGDFLQKDPEEALEYLEEISEKSYTWSAPSPTDKPRTAGVYQLKEEDSVKAQLEALKKQFEAFKTQEGKALQMAAKVEKQEPCFICGGTDHQPQECPSLSMLRGGDEEQCNALGDYKKPYNAYSNTYNPGWRNHPNFSWKDTSQNQASGSQWRPDQQKNSLESSMKILAESQLEFRTYFTQVIEELKDIKIQITKLNDSSVIQERGKLPAQPLITPKGQHMAQTSAPSESNLKGVNAITTRSGQSTVSPLPKTTSVPMPAPDADVPQNLPVKVPFPQALKSTGKVLESHSEILDFLTQVKVNLPLLHVIKQVPAYAKVIKDLCTIKRKHHVKKTAFLAEQASAVIDCKTPLKYKDPGCPTISCQIGEQEFGQALLDLGASVNLMPYSIYLQLGLGELKPTSVVLQLADRSVKKPRGIVEDVLIQIDKFYYPVDFLILDTQSEVNLESKIPIILGRPFLATANALINCRNGLMKISFGNMTLEVNVFNIGKQPPDNDECFQSFLIDTLISEEVEAQYTSTHLNDLFEISEISESGNTEINPEIINQLPTKRTMFWNPIFEDFLKIGKHQNHPLYKLLNQTWPHFLRNLSMSSWEQTTLSLSSYPPPLMQLKSNNLSTCSQSSRSNWLDVS, encoded by the coding sequence atgtCACGAAATAGAGACAAATTAGGGAgatttgtaaaacaacaaattgaaattttagaaaactctCCTAAATCGTCTTCTTCCACTCGTTCTCATTCACCACCATCACCCATACTTCCTGCACTTCCAATGATGGCTCAACAACAGGAAATCCAACCAAGAACGCTACAGGATTATCTACATCCTACGCGTACGGCCACACCTTCATGCATAATGTATCCCATGAATATGCCCAACTTCGATTTCAAACCTGGCATGATTCAACTTTTACCAACCTTTCATGGTATGGAAAATGAGAGTCCATATGTGCATATTCAGGCCTTCGAAGAGGTGGTGGCCACATTCAACAACCAAGCTGACATCATTAACTTGGTGAGATTGAAGTTCTTTCCTTTCTCACTCAAGGATAAAGCCAAAAGCTGGTTGTATTCCTTAAGGCCAAGGTCTATTGGGACATGGGATGAAatgacaaaagtatttttctctaaattttttcCACCCCATAAGACCAGCAGCCTTAAGAGGCAAATCTCTACCTTCACCCAAAAGGACCATGAAACATTTCATCGGGTActggagaggtttaaagatttgATGGGCCAGTGCCCACATCATGGATACGAAAGTTGGCGTCTTGTCAGCTATTTCTATGACGGTCTCACAGCCGACAAAAGACAATTCGTACAAATGATGTGCAATGGCGACTTCCTACAGAAAGATCCCGAAGAAGCTTTAGAATATCTTGAAGAAATTTCTGAAAAATCATACACATGGAGTGCGCCAAGTCCTACAGACAAGCCACGAACAGCCGGAGTCTACCAATTGAAGGAGGAGGACAGTGTGAAAGCTCAACTTGAAGCTTTGAAAAAACAATTTGAGgctttcaaaactcaagaaggTAAAGCACTCCAGATGGCTGCAAAAGTGGAAAAGCAAGAACCATGCTTCATTTGTGGAGGGACTGATCATCAACCACAAGAGTGCCCTAGTCTTAGTATGTTAAGGGGAGGAGATGAGGAACAGTGTAATGCCTTAGGGGATTACAAGAAGCCTTATAATGCCTACTCCAACACATACAATCCTGGTTGGCGTAACCATCCCAATTTCAGTTGGAAGGATACAAGTCAAAATCAAGCATCTGGGAGCCAATGGAGGCCTGATCAACAAAAGAATTCTCTTGAGAGTTCCATGAAAATTCTCGCAGAATCCCAACTAGAGTTCAGGACTTATTTCACTCAGGTGATAGAGGAATTGAAGGACATAAAGATTCAAATAACAAAGTTAAATGATTCTTCAGTCATTCAAGAGCGTGGTAAGCTTCCTGCTCAGCCTCTAATCACTCCCAAAGGGCAACATATGGCACAAACCTCCGCTCCTTCAGAGTCTAATCTCAAAGGGGTTAATGCCATTACTACCCGAAGTGGTCAAAGTACGGTATCACCATTACCTAAGACCACTAGTGTACCAATGCCCGCTCCAGATGCTGATGTGCCACAGAACCTTCCAGTAAAGGTGCCCTTTCCTCAGGCTTTGAAATCCACTGGGAAGGTACTGGAAAGTCATAGTGAAATCCTTGACTTTTTGACACAAGTTAAGGTTAACTTGCCATTACTTCATGTAATCAAGCAAGTACCGGCTTATGCCAAAGTTATCAAGGATCTATGCACTATCAAAAGGAAGCACCATGTCAAGAAAACTGCATTCTTGGCAGAACAAGCTAGTGCGGTGATCGACTGCAAGACACCGCTTAAATACAAAGATCCTGGTTGTCCCACCATTTCATGTCAAATAGGAGAACAGGAATTTGGCCAAGCCCTCCTGGACTTAGGTGCAAGTGTAAATCTCATGCCTTATTCCATATACTTGCAACTAGGCCTAGGAGAACTTAAGCCCACATCTGTGGTGCTACAATTGGCCGATCGATCAGTTAAGAAACCTCGGGGAATAGTTGAAGATGTCTTGATTCAAATTGATAAATTCTATTACCCTGTGGATTTTCTCATCTTGGACACTCAATCTGAAGTCAACTTAGAGTCCAAAATTCCCATCATTCTCGGACGACCATTCCTCGCAACAGCAAATGCACTCATCAATTGTAGGAATGGTCTCATGAAAATCTCTTTTGGGAACATGACTCTAGAGGTGAATGTTTTCAACATTGGTAAACAACCACCTGATAACGATGAGTGTTTCCAATCATTTCTGATCGATACACTTATTTCAGAAGAGGTAGAAGCACAATACACTTCCACTCATCTCAATGACCTCTTTGAAATTTCTGAGATTTCTGAGTCGGGTAATACTGAAATCAACCCTGAAATCATCAATCAATTACCGACCAAAAGAACCATGTTTTGGAATCCAATCTTCGAGGACTTCCTCAAGATAGGGAAACACCAAAACCATCCACTGTACAAGCTCCTCAACCAAACTTGGCCCCACTTCCTAAGGAACTTAAGCATGTCTTCTTGGGAGCAAACAACACTTTCCCTGTCATCATATCCTCCACCCTTAATGCAACTCAAGAGCAACAACTTATCAACATGCTCACAGAGCAGCAGGAGCAATTGGTTGGACGTTAGCTGA
- the LOC115702763 gene encoding isoflavone 3'-hydroxylase produces the protein MEEPLLYISISIILLLLGFKLYNSIITSKKITKITLPPTPPYALPIIGHLHLIKQPFHRTLQNLSFKYGDVFSLWFGSRHVVIVSSPSAVEECFTKNDIVLANRPPLLLGKHLAYNYTTITQSPYGDHWRNLRRIGAIEIFSSTRLKSFSGIRRDEVKRLLLKLIPDKKAPAKAQFLKVEMKSLLSELTYNIMMRMVAQKRYYGDNVSDQKEAERFREIMKKVVAYGGAANPGDFLPILNWFGGKNSFEKRVKRLAKNTDEFLQGLIDEHRSKTSSLSGQKDSMIHHMLTLQESQPDYYTDQIIKGFILVLLTAGTDTSSVTLEWAISNLLNNPHILKRAKSEIDDQIGQNYLMDESDLLKLPYLQNIISETLRLYPAAPLLVPHYSSQDCTIQGYNIPHDTILLVNAWAIHRDPKIWGDDVESFNPTRFELESEESGKLVNKLMSFGLGRRACPGSGLAQRLVGLTLGCLIQCFDWERISDEQLDMSEGKGVTMPKAVPLEAMCKARPIMNLVLSESLDYM, from the exons ATGGAAGAGCCATTGCTTTACATATCCATTTCCATAATCCTATTATTATTAGGTTTCAAGCTCTATAATTCCATCATTACtagtaaaaaaattaccaaaataaccCTACCACCAACTCCACCCTATGCACTCCCAATCATAGGCCACCTTCATCTCATCAAACAGCCATTTCACCGAACACTCCAAAACCTTTCTTTCAAATACGGCGACGTTTTCTCTCTATGGTTCGGATCGCGCCACGTGGTCATCGTATCATCTCCATCGGCCGTTGAAGAATGCTTCACCAAAAACGACATCGTTTTGGCCAACCGTCCTCCTCTCCTCCTAGGGAAACACTTAGCCTACAACTACACAACCATCACCCAATCCCCATACGGGGACCACTGGCGCAACCTACGCCGCATAGGCGCCATTGAGATCTTCTCCTCGACTCGTTTGAAGTCCTTTTCAGGAATCAGAAGAGACGAAGTCAAAAGACTTCTTCTCAAGCTGATTCCTGATAAAAAAGCGCCGGCAAAAGCCCAATTTCTTAAAGTAGAGATGAAATCATTATTGTCAGAGTTGACTTATAACATCATGATGAGAATGGTTGCCCAAAAAAGATACTACGGGGACAATGTTTCGGATCAGAAAGAAGCCGAGCGTTTTAGGGAAATTATGAAAAAGGTTGTCGCCTATGGTGGGGCGGCGAATCCCGGGGATTTTTTGCCAATTTTGAATTGGTTTGGTGGTAAGAATAGTTTTGAGAAGAGAGTGAAGAGACTTGCAAAGAATACTGATGAGTTTTTACAAGGTTTGATCGATGAGCATAGGAGTAAGACGAGTAGTTTGAGTGGTCAAAAGGATAGTATGATTCATCATATGCTTACTTTGCAAGAGTCCCAACCTGATTACTACACTGATCAAATTATTAAAGGCTTTATACTG GTGTTGTTGACAGCGGGAACCGACACGTCATCAGTGACATTAGAATGGGCAATATCAAATTTACTTAACAATCCTCATATTCTCAAAAGGGCTAAATCTGAAATTGATGATCAAATTGGACAAAATTACTTGATGGACGAATCAGATCTTTTGAAACTTCCTTATCTCCAGAATATTATCTCAGAAACCTTACGACTCTACCCTGCAGCACCACTGCTCGTACCTCACTATTCATCACAAGATTGTACTATTCAAGGATACAACATTCCACATGATACAATTTTATTGGTTAATGCATGGGCTATACACAGAGATCCTAAAATATGGGGAGATGATGTCGAGAGTTTTAACCCTACAAGGTTTGAGCTTGAGAGTGAGGAAAGTGGTAAACTAGTCAACAAGTTAATGTCATTTGGGCTTGGAAGAAGGGCTTGTCCTGGATCGGGCCTAGCCCAACGTTTAGTGGGCTTGACTTTAGGGTGTTTAATCCAATGCTTTGATTGGGAAAGGATTAGTGATGAACAACTTGATATGAGTGAAGGTAAAGGTGTCACTATGCCTAAAGCTGTTCCTTTGGAAGCTATGTGTAAAGCTCGTCCTATTATGAATTTGGTTCTCTCAGAATCTCTAGACTATATGTAA
- the LOC115702764 gene encoding cytochrome P450 81Q32: protein MEQEQLYTALIGLVIVVLVYKLFIKNPKRQYKNLPPSPPYPLPLIGHLHLIKPPVHRCFRHLATKYGAVFTLWFGSNRVVVISSRSAAEECFTKNDIVLANRIRSPSAENISYNHSTVISASYGDHWRNLRKIGSIEIFSASRLKSHLDTRTDEIKRMLIKLSQNSLHYGSSDKNNNKFEFNKVEMMTMFSNLTFNIIMRMVAGKRYWGDDVSDEEEAKKFRKLKEEVIPKNGVINPLEFLPGCLSWIGIGYVWKMNRVAKRMDGFLQGLIDERRSIKGDTTMIDHMLALQTSDPHYYTDQIIKGYILVLLLAATGTSSATLEWALTNLLNNPHILEKAKAEIDEQIGEHKLIEEQDLSKLPYLQNIIHETLRLFPAAPMLLPHYSSEDCIVEGYDIPRDTIVMVNAWAIHRDPKLWEDSESFKPERFENSEGVNNINLLMPFGLGRRSCPGNGMANRVLGLTLGCLIQCFEWKRVSEEKIDLTEGKGVTVSKAIPLEAMCKARPIMNSIL, encoded by the exons ATGGAACAAGAACAACTCTACACAGCTCTGATCGGCCTAGTCATTGTCGTTTTGGTATACAAACTGTTCATCAAAAACCCAAAACGACAATACAAAAACCTTCCACCAAGCCCACCTTATCCTCTCCCACTCATAGGCCATCTCCATCTAATAAAGCCACCTGTCCACAGATGCTTCCGCCACCTGGCAACCAAATACGGCGCCGTTTTCACCCTTTGGTTCGGTTCAAACCGAGTTGTGGTAATATCATCACGCTCCGCAGCCGAAGAATGCTTCACCAAAAACGACATCGTTTTAGCCAACCGAATCCGATCCCCCTCCGCTGAAAATATCTCATACAACCACTCCACAGTAATTTCCGCTTCCTATGGGGACCACTGGCGCAACCTTCGAAAAATCGGCTCCATCGAGATCTTCTCGGCTAGCCGGCTCAAATCACATTTGGACACGCGTACAGACGAGATCAAACGTATGCTGATCAAATTATCGCAGAACTCACTTCACTACGGATCATctgataaaaataataataaatttgaatttaataaaGTGGAAATGATGACGATGTTTTCCAACTTGACATTCAACATCATAATGAGAATGGTGGCGGGAAAGCGGTACTGGGGCGACGATGTCAGCGACGAGGAAGAGGCGAAAAAGTTTAGAAAACTTAAGGAGGAGGTGATCCCGAAAAACGGGGTGATTAATCCTTTGGAATTTTTACCAGGATGTTTGAGTTGGATTGGAATTGGATATGTTTGGAAGATGAATAGGGTTGCTAAGAGAATGGATGGTTTCTTGCAAGGGCTTATTGATGAGCGTAGGAGTATAAAAGGAGACACTACCATGATTGATCATATGCTTGCTTTGCAAACTTCTGATCCTCACTATTACACTGATCAGATTATCAAAGGATATATCCtg GTACTATTATTAGCCGCGACGGGCACATCATCAGCCACATTAGAATGGGCATTGACTAATTTACTCAACAATCctcatattttggaaaaagctaAAGCTGAAATTGATGAACAAATTGGTGAACATAAATTGATAGAAGAACAAGATCTTTCCAAACTACCATACCTCCAAAATATTATCCATGAGACGTTACGGTTGTTCCCAGCGGCTCCAATGCTCTTACCTCATTATTCCTCCGAAGATTGTATTGTTGAGGGATATGACATTCCACGCGATACAATTGTAATGGTCAACGCTTGGGCTATACATAGAGACCCAAAACTATGGGAAGATTCCGAGAGTTTTAAACCAGAGAGATTTGAGAATAGCGAAGGTGTTAACAACATTAACTTGCTTATGCCATTTGGGTTAGGAAGAAGATCTTGCCCTGGCAATGGCATGGCAAACCGTGTACTTGGTTTGACTTTGGGGTGTTTGATTCAGTGTTTTGAATGGAAAAGAGTGAGTGAAGAAAAAATAGATTTGACTGAAGGAAAAGGAGTTACTGTTTCGAAAGCTATACCTTTAGAAGCTATGTGCAAAGCTCGTCCTATCATGAACTCAATTCTCTAA
- the LOC115702765 gene encoding cytochrome P450 81Q32, which yields MEQEQLYTALIGLVIVVSIYTLFIKTPKRQYKNLPPSPPYPLPLIGHLHLIKPPVHRCFHHLATKYGAVFTLWFGSNRVVVISSRSAVEECFTKNDIVLANRSRTIGGKHIGYNYTTMASSSYGPHWRNLRKIGSIEVFSASRLKSHLDTRTDEIKSMLIKLSQNSLHYESSSKNNKVEMKSVFSDLAFNIIMRMVAGKRYCGDDISKEDEEASRFRKIKDEIISGGGVANLAEFLPDGLKWLGFGYEMKLKNAAKRLDDFLQGLIDERRSMKEDITMIDHMLALQISDHQYYTDQIIKAFIVSLLLGGTDTTSVTLEWVLSNLLNHPHILEKAKAEINEQIGEHKLIEEQDLSKLPYLQCIIFETLRLFPPAPLLLPHYSSEDCIVQGYDIPRDTIVLVNIWAIHRDPELWEDPESFKPERFENENNMNLLMPFGLGRRSCPGNGMAQRVIGLTLGSLIQCFELQKVSEEEVDMTEGNSMTMPKAVPLQVICKSRPIMNSILSK from the exons ATGGAACAAGAACAACTCTACACAGCTCTGATCGGCTTGGTCATTGTCGTTTCAATATACACACTGTTCATCAAAACACCAAAACGACAATACAAAAACCTTCCACCAAGCCCACCTTATCCTCTCCCACTCATAGGCCATCTCCATCTAATAAAGCCACCTGTCCACAGATGCTTCCACCACCTGGCAACCAAATACGGCGCCGTTTTCACCCTTTGGTTCGGTTCAAACCGAGTTGTGGTAATATCATCACGCTCCGCAGTCGAAGAATGCTTCACCAAAAATGACATCGTTTTAGCCAACCGCTCACGCACAATTGGCGGAAAACACATCGGTTATAACTACACCACAATGGCATCTTCCTCTTATGGGCCCCACTGGCGCAACTTGCGAAAAATCGGCTCAATCGAGGTCTTCTCAGCTAGCCGGCTCAAATCACACTTGGACACGCGTACGGACGAAATTAAAAGCATGCTGATCAAACTTTCACAGAACTCACTTCACTATGAATCATcatcgaaaaataataaagtggAAATGAAAAGCGTGTTTTCGGATCTGGCTTTCAACATCATAATGAGAATGGTGGCCGGAAAACGGTATTGCGGGGATGACATCAGCAAAGAAGACGAAGAGGCTTCGCGGTTTAGGAAAATTAAGGATGAGATTATCTCCGGAGGCGGAGTGGCGAATTTGGCGGAGTTTTTACCTGATGGGTTGAAATGGTTGGGATTTGGTTATGAGATGAAGTTGAAAAATGCTGCTAAGAGATTGGATGATTTCTTGCAAGGGCTTATTGATGAGCGTAGGAGTATGAAGGAAGACATTACCATGATTGATCATATGCTTGCTTTGCAAATTTCTGATCATCAATATTACACTGATCAAATTATCAAAGCCTTTATTGTG TCACTATTGTTAGGTGGAACTGATACAACATCTGTAACATTAGAATGGGTACTTTCTAATTTACTCAACCATCCTCATATTCTGGAAAAAGCTAAAGCCGAAATTAATGAACAAATTGGTGAACATAAATTGATCGAAGAACAAGATCTTTCCAAATTACCATACCTACAATGTATTATCTTCGAGACTTTACGTTTGTTCCCACCAGCTCCATTGTTACTTCCTCACTATTCCTCCGAAGATTGTATAGTTCAGGGATATGACATTCCACGTGACACAATTGTATTAGTTAATATATGGGCTATACACAGAGATCCTGAGTTATGGGAAGATCCCGAGAGCTTTAAGCCAGAGAGATTTGAGAACGAGAACAACATGAACTTGCTTATGCCATTCGGGTTAGGAAGAAGATCTTGTCCAGGAAATGGTATGGCCCAACGCGTAATTGGATTGACATTAGGGTCTTTGATTCAATGTTTTGAGTTGCAAAAAGTGAGTGAAGAAGAAGTGGATATGACAGAAGGAAATAGTATGACTATGCCTAAAGCTGTGCCTTTACAAGTTATTTGCAAATCACGTCCTATTATGAACTCAATTCTCTCTAAATGA